The Amphiprion ocellaris isolate individual 3 ecotype Okinawa chromosome 6, ASM2253959v1, whole genome shotgun sequence genome contains a region encoding:
- the fgf5 gene encoding fibroblast growth factor 5 produces the protein MNVPLYVLTFAHLILAAAGAAAAAAAARVSLERQLLEEGIRSGRRTCRLYCRVGIGFHLQIHPDGRVNGSHEPNQLSVLELFAVSQGVIGIKGVYSNRFLAMNKRGRLHATEWFTEDCKFRERFQENSYNTYASVIHMNHRTGREWFVALNKRGKAKMGSSPRVKSQHVSTHFLPRVGLHDKSERGFTITDRSKERRKTPPPPAAAKSTPAKANVHAGTVPRRTQVKYWPKYRFG, from the exons ATGAATGTTCCTCTCTACGTTCTGACCTTCGCTCACTTGATTCTCGCCGCCGccggagcagcagcagcagcagcagcagcgcgcGTCTCCTTGGAGCGCCAACTTCTGGAGGAGGGGATCCGCTCCGGACGCAGGACTTGCAGGCTCTACTGTCGGGTCGGCATCGGCTTCCACCTCCAGATCCATCCCGACGGCAGAGTGAATGGCAGCCATGAGCCCAACCAGCTGA GTGTCCTGGAGCTCTTTGCGGTTTCTCAGGGGGTCATCGGCATCAAAGGGGTCTACAGCAACAGATTCCTGGCCATGAATAAAAGAGGACGGCTCCACGCCACC GAATGGTTCACAGAAGACTGCAAGTTCAGGGAACGTTTCCAGGAGAACAGCTACAACACTTACGCCTCAGTAATCCACATGAACCACAGGACTGGTCGCGAGTGGTTCGTGGCCCTCAACAAAAGAGGGAAAGCCAAAATGGGCTCCAGCCCACGGGTCAAATCCCAGCATGTCTCTACACATTTCCTGCCCAGAGTCGGCCTCCATGACAAGAGCGAGCGAGGCTTCACCATCACGGACAGAAgcaaagagaggaggaaaacCCCGCCGCCACCGGCAGCCGCCAAATCTACCCCAGCGAAGGCAAACGTCCACGCAGGAACAGTACCGAGACGGACGCAAGTCAAGTACTGGCCCAAGTACAGGTTTGGATAG